The following are from one region of the Pyruvatibacter sp. genome:
- the ccoP gene encoding cytochrome-c oxidase, cbb3-type subunit III: MTDNADNKPGHAEPDAHVDAYTGVQTTGHEWDGIRELDNPLPRWWLWTFYACILWAVGYWVLYPAWPLASSYTTGLLGYSQRELVTEQVAASREALREYDVQILAGALSDVPGNPAVHSVALAGGESAFGDNCAPCHGRGGQGFKGYPNLNDDAWLWGGTLEDIQTTLRHGIRWDIDPDTRMNDMPKFLDDGILSREEVADTTQYVMSISGRDADPEAATRGAEIFAAQCSVCHMDDGRGNKELGAPNLTDAIWLYGGDQQTIYASIAHSRRGVMPAWQGRLDEATIAKLALYVHSLGGGEPSAPVAEVFGDVLPEESLPATEGGVQE, translated from the coding sequence GCTGACAACAAGCCGGGACATGCCGAGCCTGATGCCCATGTGGATGCCTATACCGGTGTGCAGACAACGGGCCACGAGTGGGACGGCATCCGCGAGCTGGACAACCCGCTGCCGCGCTGGTGGTTGTGGACGTTTTATGCCTGCATCCTGTGGGCGGTCGGCTACTGGGTGCTGTATCCGGCGTGGCCGCTTGCCTCAAGCTACACAACGGGGTTGCTGGGCTACTCGCAGCGCGAACTGGTAACCGAGCAGGTTGCCGCCTCGCGCGAAGCGTTGCGCGAATATGATGTGCAGATACTGGCCGGCGCATTGAGCGATGTGCCGGGCAATCCTGCCGTGCACTCGGTGGCGCTGGCAGGTGGCGAAAGCGCCTTCGGTGACAACTGCGCACCGTGTCACGGACGCGGCGGGCAGGGCTTCAAGGGCTACCCCAACCTCAATGACGACGCCTGGCTGTGGGGCGGCACGCTGGAAGACATTCAAACCACGCTGCGCCACGGTATCCGCTGGGACATTGACCCGGACACCCGCATGAACGACATGCCGAAGTTCCTCGACGACGGCATTTTGAGCCGCGAGGAAGTGGCGGACACAACCCAGTATGTGATGTCGATTTCCGGCCGTGATGCGGACCCTGAGGCTGCCACGCGCGGAGCTGAGATTTTCGCGGCGCAGTGCTCGGTCTGTCATATGGACGACGGACGCGGCAACAAGGAGCTAGGGGCCCCCAACCTGACCGATGCAATCTGGCTGTATGGCGGCGACCAGCAAACCATCTATGCGTCAATAGCCCACAGTCGGCGCGGCGTCATGCCCGCTTGGCAGGGGCGGCTGGATGAGGCGACCATCGCCAAGCTGGCGCTGTATGTTCACTCGCTTGGGGGCGGTGAGCCATCCGCGCCGGTGGCAGAAGTGTTTGGCGACGTGCTGCCCGAAGAAAGCCTGCCGGCGACCGAAGGCGGGGTGCAGGAGTAA
- the ccoG gene encoding cytochrome c oxidase accessory protein CcoG: MTSNDPGSGLSDLAREAVANVVAPEPPPAAATGPGDGRAHEKVERHDVEPVNSAASRSLYEKRRAIHPKLVHGVFRNIKWVVMAVTLGIYYVLPWIRWDRGPNAPDQAVLLDMPGRRFYFFFIEIWPQEIYYITGLLVLASLVLFLATSLFGRVWCGYTCPQTVWTDLFIMVERMVEGDRNDRLRMAKRPWTLGKFGKKLTKHSIWVLIALATGGAWVFYFADAPTLAVQLVTLDAPVVAYLFIGVFASTTYLLGGLAREQVCTYMCPWPRIQGALVDDQSFLVSYRTDRGEPRGAHRKGDTWEGRGDCIDCKQCVVACPMGIDIRDGDQLECIQCALCIDACNDIMDKIDRPRGLITYDNFDNMERREKGLAPRTRLLRPRTILYAALIVLVGAIMLAALVTRSPLDVNVLRDRNPLFVMLSDGSIRNGYDVKILNKLSEERLFNVTVTGLEGARLSTLTQTGLETLPVAVAPDRLRNLRVFVSVSAEQTGLVEDGVADIDFVITDMMDGREVRNATTFRVPDQR, encoded by the coding sequence ATGACTTCGAATGATCCAGGTTCGGGCCTTTCAGACCTTGCCCGCGAAGCGGTGGCAAATGTTGTCGCACCCGAACCACCTCCCGCTGCCGCGACAGGACCCGGCGATGGTCGCGCCCACGAAAAAGTGGAGCGCCATGATGTGGAGCCGGTCAACTCGGCTGCCTCACGGTCGCTGTATGAAAAACGCCGCGCCATTCATCCCAAACTGGTGCACGGGGTTTTCCGCAACATCAAATGGGTGGTGATGGCGGTCACCCTTGGCATTTATTATGTGCTGCCATGGATCCGCTGGGATCGCGGCCCCAATGCGCCGGACCAGGCCGTGCTGCTGGATATGCCGGGGCGGCGGTTTTATTTCTTCTTCATCGAAATCTGGCCGCAGGAAATCTATTACATCACCGGGCTGCTGGTGCTCGCCTCGCTGGTGCTGTTTTTGGCCACCTCGCTGTTTGGCCGGGTGTGGTGCGGCTATACCTGTCCACAAACCGTATGGACGGATCTGTTCATCATGGTGGAGCGCATGGTGGAGGGGGACCGCAACGACCGGCTGCGCATGGCCAAGCGCCCCTGGACGCTGGGCAAGTTTGGCAAAAAACTCACCAAGCATTCCATCTGGGTGCTGATCGCGCTGGCGACCGGCGGCGCGTGGGTGTTCTATTTCGCCGACGCCCCCACATTGGCCGTGCAGCTTGTCACGCTGGACGCGCCGGTTGTGGCCTATCTGTTTATCGGCGTGTTCGCCTCTACCACCTACCTGCTGGGTGGCCTCGCCCGCGAACAGGTGTGCACCTATATGTGTCCGTGGCCGCGCATTCAGGGTGCGCTGGTGGATGACCAGTCGTTTCTGGTCAGCTACCGGACAGACCGGGGTGAGCCACGCGGCGCGCACCGCAAGGGCGACACATGGGAGGGGCGGGGCGACTGCATTGACTGCAAGCAATGTGTTGTGGCGTGCCCGATGGGCATCGACATCCGCGACGGCGACCAGCTTGAGTGCATTCAGTGTGCGCTGTGCATTGATGCGTGCAACGACATCATGGACAAGATCGACCGCCCGCGCGGTCTCATCACCTATGATAATTTCGACAATATGGAGCGGCGCGAAAAAGGCCTGGCACCGCGCACGCGCTTGCTGCGTCCGCGCACCATTTTGTATGCGGCGCTCATTGTGCTGGTGGGGGCGATCATGCTGGCCGCGCTTGTCACCCGCTCTCCGCTGGACGTAAACGTGCTGCGCGACCGCAACCCGTTGTTCGTCATGTTGTCTGACGGGTCCATCCGCAACGGCTATGACGTGAAGATCCTCAACAAGCTGTCGGAAGAGCGGTTGTTCAACGTTACTGTCACGGGCCTTGAGGGTGCGCGGCTGTCCACGCTGACACAGACCGGCCTTGAGACTTTGCCGGTGGCCGTTGCGCCCGACCGGTTGCGCAATCTGCGGGTGTTCGTGTCAGTATCAGCCGAGCAGACAGGGCTGGTTGAAGACGGTGTGGCAGATATTGATTTTGTCATCACGGACATGATGGATGGCCGCGAAGTCCGCAACGCCACGACCTTCCGCGTACCTGACCAGCGCTAG
- a CDS encoding FixH family protein, whose product MVLLKNGLTGWHVLGAMVAFFGVIFAVNGFMTYQALSTFSGIETPNAYQVGRDFNQTLEAAEAQRARGWQVTFDEKFVAMPDGTQARVVVTVADAAGSAISGLDGTLTFWRPVVQGKDVVAVLTPFTDGTYVAEAVLPARGTWDMRLSLEASTDMRADADTTPYYLEKRVFAGGPS is encoded by the coding sequence ATGGTGCTTTTGAAAAATGGCCTGACCGGGTGGCATGTGCTGGGCGCGATGGTGGCGTTTTTCGGCGTCATCTTCGCAGTGAACGGGTTCATGACCTATCAGGCGCTGAGCACGTTTTCAGGCATCGAAACACCCAATGCCTATCAGGTGGGCCGCGATTTCAACCAGACCCTTGAGGCGGCTGAAGCGCAACGCGCGCGCGGCTGGCAGGTGACATTTGACGAGAAATTTGTCGCCATGCCTGACGGAACGCAGGCCCGTGTCGTGGTAACGGTAGCGGACGCAGCCGGATCAGCCATCAGCGGCCTTGACGGCACCCTCACCTTCTGGCGCCCTGTTGTGCAGGGCAAGGACGTGGTGGCGGTGCTCACGCCGTTCACCGACGGAACCTATGTGGCAGAAGCGGTTCTGCCCGCACGCGGCACATGGGATATGCGGCTGTCGCTTGAAGCCTCAACGGATATGCGGGCGGATGCCGACACAACGCCATATTATCTTGAGAAGCGTGTGTTTGCCGGCGGGCCTTCGTGA